A window of the Brassica oleracea var. oleracea cultivar TO1000 chromosome C1, BOL, whole genome shotgun sequence genome harbors these coding sequences:
- the LOC106314968 gene encoding probable LRR receptor-like serine/threonine-protein kinase At4g20940, translating to MRILLLLLSMFFLSAMGQLPSQDIMALLEFKKGIKHDPTGFVLNSWNDESIDFNGCPSSWNGIVCNGGNVAAVVLDSVGLSADADFSLFSNLTMLVKLSMANNSISGVLPSNLGGFKSLQFLDLSDNLFSSSLPKEFGGSVSLKNLSLAGNNFSGEVPESMGELVSLQSLDMSRNSLSGPLPKSLTRLNELLYLNLSSNGFTGKIPRGFELISSLQVLDLHANSFDGNLDGEFFILTNASYVDFSGNRLVTTSGKLVPGVSESINHLNLSHNQLEGSLTSGFQLFQNLKVLDLSYNELSGELPGFNYVYDLQVLKLSNNRFSGSLPNNLLKGDSLLLATLDLSGNNLSGGVSDIMSTTLHSLDLSSNSLTGELPLLTGSCVLLDLSNNQFEGNLTRWSKWENVEYLDLSQNRFTGSFPDVSPQLLRANHLNLSFNKLTGSLPERIPTHYPKLRVLDISSNSLEGPLPSALLSMPTLEEIHLQNNGMLGNIGPLLPSSGSRIRLLDLSHNRFDGNLPGVLGALTSLQVLNLAANSLSGSLPDSMVSLSSLDVSQNHFTGPLPSNLSTSLMAFNVSYNDLSGTVPENLRNFPPSSFYPGNSKLIFPAGSLGSNASEASKRKKPRNLLIKVVIIVSCAVALVILILVAILLFCICKSRRQQERCGVTGKDINRTIPSGSGGSMVISAEDLAASRKGSSSPDEKLVAVATGFSPSKTSNLSWSSPGSGDSFPADQQLARLDVRSPDRLVGELQFLDDSIKLTPEELSRAPAEVLGRSSHGTSYKATLDRGVFLTVKWLREGVAKQRKEFAKEVKKFANIRHPNVVTLRGYYWGPTQHEKLILSDYISPGSLASFLYDRPGKRGPPLAWIQRLKVAVDVARGLNYLHFDRAVPHGNLKATNILLDGAELNARVADYCLHRLMTQAGTVEQIVDAGILGYRAPELAASRKPLPSFKSDVYAFGVILLEILTGRCAGDVITGEHEGVDLTDWVRLRVAEGRGAECFDSVLAQEMGSDPVTEKGTKEVLGIALRCIRSVSERPGIKTIYEDLSSI from the exons ATGAGGATTTTGTTACTACTTCTGTCCATGTTTTTCCTGTCTGCAATGGGGCAACTTCCTTCACAGGACATCATGGCACTGCTTGAATTCAAGAAAGGAATCAAACATGACCCTACAGGGTTTGTCCTCAACTCCTGGAACGATGAGTCCATCGACTTCAACGGCTGTCCTTCTTCCTGGAACGGTATCGTCTGCAACGGTGGTAATGTAGCTGCTGTTGTTTTGGACAGTGTGGGTTTGTCTGCAGATGCTGATTTCAGTTTGTTCTCTAACTTGACAATGCTCGTCAAACTCTCCATGGCTAACAACTCCATTTCCGGTGTCTTACCAAGTAACTTAGGCGGTTTCAAAAGTCTCCAGTTCCTGGATTTGTCTGATAACCTCTTCTCTTCTTCGCTGCCTAAAGAGTTTGGTGGGTCAGTGAGCTTGAAGAATCTTTCTTTAGCTGGTAACAACTTCTCTGGTGAGGTTCCGGAGTCTATGGGTGAGTTGGTTTCGCTTCAGTCGTTGGATATGAGCCGTAACTCCTTATCTGGACCTTTGCCAAAGTCCCTGACAAGGCTGAACGAGCTGCTTTACTTGAATCTGTCTTCTAACGGATTTACCGGGAAAATCCCAAGGGGCTTTGAGTTGATTTCGAGTCTTCAAGTGCTTGACTTGCATGCTAACTCGTTTGATGGTAATCTTGACGGAGAGTTTTTCATTTTAACGAATGCGAGCTATGTGGATTTCAGTGGGAACAGATTGGTGACAACGTCTGGGAAGCTGGTGCCTGGTGTTTCTGAGAGCATCAATCACTTAAACCTCAGCCACAATCAGCTCGAAGGTTCGTTGACTAGTGGGTTTCAGTTGTTTCAGAACTTGAAAGTCTTGGATCTTAGCTACAACGAGTTATCCGGAGAGTTGCCTGGTTTTAATTATGTCTATGATCTTCAAGTGCTCAAGCTTAGCAACAACAGATTCTCAGGTTCACTTCCCAATAACTTGTTGAAAGGTGACTCTTTGCTTTTAGCAACGCTGGATTTGAGTGGCAACAATCTCTCAG GGGGAGTAAGTGATATCATGTCAACAACTCTTCACAGCCTTGATCTTTCTTCAAATTCACTCACAGGAGAGCTTCCTCTCTTGACTGGAAGCTGCGTCTTGCTTGATCTCTCAAACAACCAGTTTGAAGGAAACTTGACAAGATGGTCAAAATGGGAGAATGTTGAGTATCTTGATCTCAGCCAGAACCGTTTCACTGGGTCGTTTCCAGATGTCTCACCTCAGCTTCTCCGAGCAAATCATCTTAACCTTTCCTTCAATAAGCTCACAGGCTCACTTCCAGAACGGATCCCAACCCATTATCCGAAACTCCGTGTTCTCGATATAAGTTCCAACAGCTTGGAAGGGCCACTCCCAAGTGCATTACTATCCATGCCCACCTTGGAAGAAATCCACCTTCAAAACAATGGGATGTTAGGTAACATAGGACCCCTCCTGCCTTCTTCTGGTTCCAGAATACGTCTTCTTGACCTCTCCCACAACCGGTTTGATGGTAATCTTCCTGGTGTTTTGGGAGCTTTGACCAGTCTCCAAGTGCTGAATCTCGCAGCAAATAGTTTGTCTGGATCTTTGCCAGACTCCATGGTCTCTCTAAGCTCACTAGACGTGTCCCAAAATCATTTCACTGGACCACTCCCCAGCAACTTATCTACAAGTCTTATGGCCTTTAATGTTTCATACAACGATCTATCAGGGACTGTGCCAGAGAATCTGAGGAACTTCCCACCATCTTCCTTTTATCCTGGAAACAGCAAGCTCATCTTCCCTGCTGGATCCCTTGGTTCAAATGCATCAGAAGCTTCCAAGAGGAAGAAGCCAAGGAACTTACTTATTAAGGTTGTGATAATAGTTTCCTGCGCCGTTGCTCTTGTAATCCTCATCCTTGTGGCTATCCTCCTATTTTGCATCTGCAAATCAAGAAGACAGCAAGAGCGTTGTGGTGTCACAGGTAAAGATATTAATAGGACAATCCCCTCAGGCAGTGGAGGTAGTATGGTTATCTCTGCTGAGGATCTCGCCGCTTCAAGAAAAGGCTCCTCATCTCCAGATGAAAAGCTAGTAGCTGTTGCAACGGGCTTCTCTCCTTCAAAGACGAGTAATCTGTCATGGTCGTCACCTGGCTCAGGAGACTCATTCCCAGCTGATCAACAACTAGCACGGCTTGATGTTAGGTCACCGGACAGACTTGTGGGAGAGCTGCAGTTTCTGGATGATTCTATCAAACTGACTCCAGAGGAGTTGTCTAGGGCACCAGCTGAAGTACTGGGAAGAAGTAGCCACGGGACTTCTTACAAGGCAACGCTTGATAGAGGAGTGTTTCTAACCGTGAAGTGGCTAAGAGAAGGCGTTGCAAAGCAGAGAAAGGAGTTTGCTAAAGAAGTGAAGAAGTTTGCAAACATTAGACATCCTAATGTTGTGACACTACGAGGATACTATTGGGGTCCTACTCAACACGAGAAGCTTATTCTTTCTGATTATATATCTCCTGGAAGCCTCGCTAGCTTCCTTTACG ATCGACCAGGGAAGAGAGGTCCTCCTTTAGCTTGGATCCAACGGCTAAAAGTTGCAGTAGATGTGGCACGTGGTCTAAACTACCTCCATTTTGACAGAGCTGTCCCACATGGTAACCTCAAGGCGACAAACATACTCTTGGACGGAGCAGAGCTAAACGCGCGCGTTGCAGATTACTGCCTCCACCGTCTCATGACACAAGCAGGCACAGTGGAACAGATTGTAGACGCAGGCATCCTCGGTTACCGAGCTCCTGAGCTAGCTGCTTCGAGGAAACCGTTGCCTTCGTTCAAATCAGATGTCTATGCATTTGGTGTGATACTTCTTGAGATCTTAACAGGGAGATGTGCTGGAGATGTGATCACAGGTGAACACGAAGGTGTTGATCTGACGGATTGGGTTAGGTTACGTGTTGCTGAAGGTCGTGGTGCGGAATGCTTTGACTCGGTGTTGGCTCAGGAGATGGGAAGTGATCCTGTTACAGAGAAAGGCACGAAAGAAGTTCTTGGGATTGCCTTGAGGTGTATAAGATCGGTGTCTGAGAGACCTGGTATCAAGACCATTTATGAAGACCTGTCTTCGATTTAG